The Elaeis guineensis isolate ETL-2024a chromosome 13, EG11, whole genome shotgun sequence genome includes a region encoding these proteins:
- the LOC105033023 gene encoding ATP synthase subunit delta, chloroplastic: protein MAALLPSPAALRPAAPSSAISSAAPVSASLRRLPFHPRPRPLKLSFPRSFPSLRHPRRGASGATMVDTAASSYASALADVAQSNGTLEATIADVEKVDGIFSDPAVQSFFANPTISLEKKNEVVQEIASSSELQNHTANFLNILVDMKRIDIIKDIVKEFEACYNRITGTEVAVVSSVVQLESQDLAQIAQAVQRLTGAKNVRIKTVIDPSLVAGFTIRYGSSGSKLIDMSVKKQLDEIAAQLDFSVSLA, encoded by the coding sequence ATGGCGGCCCTCCTCCCCTCTCCGGCGGCCCTCCGCCCCGCTGCCCCTTCCTCCGCCATCTCCTCCGCCGCCCCCGTCTCGGCCTCCCTGCGCCGACTCCCCTTCCACCCCCGTCCTCGCCCTCTCAAGCTCTCCTTCCCccgctccttcccctccctccgcCACCCCCGCCGCGGCGCCTCTGGCGCCACCATGGTCGATACCGCCGCCTCCAGCTACGCCTCTGCGCTCGCCGACGTCGCCCAATCCAATGGTACCCTCGAGGCCACCATCGCCGACGTCGAGAAGGTCGACGGCATCTTCTCCGACCCCGCCGTCCAGTCCTTCTTCGCCAACCCCACGATCTCGCTGGAGAAGAAGAACGAGGTGGTTCAAGAGATTGCCTCCTCCTCCGAGCTCCAGAACCATACCGCCAACTTCCTTAACATCCTCGTCGACATGAAGCGGATCGACATCATCAAAGATATCGTCAAGGAGTTCGAGGCGTGCTACAATCGGATCACTGGCACGGAGGTGGCGGTGGTGTCGTCGGTGGTGCAGCTTGAGTCCCAGGACCTCGCCCAGATCGCCCAGGCGGTGCAAAGGCTCACAGGGGCCAAGAATGTGAGGATTAAGACTGTCATTGATCCTTCTCTCGTCGCCGGATTCACTATCCGCTACGGGTCCTCAGGGTCGAAGCTTATTGATATGAGCGTCAAGAAACAGCTCGACGAGATTGCGGCGCAGCTCGACTTCTCCGTTAGCCTCGCCTGA